In Streptococcus sp. SN-1, a single genomic region encodes these proteins:
- a CDS encoding amino acid ABC transporter substrate-binding protein, translated as MKKFSLLLAILPFLVACGNQATPKETSSQKTIVVATAGDVPPFDYEDKGNLTGFDIEVLKAVDEKLSDYEIQFQRTAWESIFPGLDSGHYQAAANNLSYTKERAEKYLYSLPISNNPLVLVSNKKNPLTSLDQIAGKTTQEDTGTSNAQFINNWNQKHTDNPATIDFSGEDIGKRILDLSNGEFDFLVFDKVSVQKIIKDRGLDLSVVDLPSADSPNNYIVFSSDQKEFKEKFDKALKELYQDGTLEKLSNTYLGGSYLPDKSQLQ; from the coding sequence ATGAAAAAATTTAGCCTATTACTAGCCATCCTACCATTTTTGGTTGCCTGCGGGAATCAAGCCACACCCAAAGAGACCAGCTCTCAAAAGACAATCGTCGTTGCTACAGCTGGTGATGTGCCACCATTTGACTACGAAGACAAGGGCAATCTGACAGGCTTCGATATCGAAGTTCTAAAGGCAGTGGATGAAAAACTCAGCGACTACGAGATTCAATTCCAAAGAACTGCCTGGGAGAGTATCTTCCCAGGACTTGATTCTGGTCACTATCAAGCTGCAGCCAATAACTTGAGTTACACAAAAGAGCGTGCTGAAAAATACCTTTACTCACTTCCAATTTCGAACAATCCCCTCGTCCTTGTCAGCAACAAGAAAAATCCTTTGACTTCTCTTGACCAAATTGCTGGTAAAACAACACAAGAGGATACCGGAACTTCAAACGCTCAATTCATCAATAACTGGAACCAAAAACACACTGACAATCCCGCTACTATCGATTTTTCTGGAGAGGATATCGGTAAACGAATCCTAGACCTCTCTAACGGCGAATTTGATTTCCTCGTTTTTGACAAGGTATCCGTTCAAAAAATCATCAAGGATCGTGGCTTAGACCTCTCAGTCGTTGATTTACCTTCTGCCGATAGCCCCAACAACTATATCGTTTTCTCAAGCGACCAAAAAGAGTTTAAAGAGAAATTTGATAAAGCGCTCAAAGAACTCTACCAAGATGGAACCCTTGAAAAACTCAGCAATACCTATCTAGGTGGCTCTTACCTTCCAGATAAATCTCAATTACAATAA
- a CDS encoding nitroreductase family protein, whose amino-acid sequence MKFLELNKKRHATKQFTDKPVDPKDVRTAIEIATLAPSAHNSQPWKFVVVREKNAELAKLAYGSNFEQVSSAPVTIALFTDTDLAKRARKIARVGGANNFSEEQLQYFMKNLPAEFARYNEQQVSDYLALNAGLVAMNLVLALTDQGIGSNLILGFDKSKVNEVLEIEDRFRPELLITVGYTDEKLEPSYRLPVDEIIEKR is encoded by the coding sequence ATGAAATTTCTTGAATTAAACAAAAAACGTCATGCGACTAAGCAGTTTACTGATAAGCCTGTTGATCCAAAAGATGTGCGTACGGCTATCGAAATTGCAACCTTGGCTCCAAGCGCCCACAACAGCCAGCCTTGGAAATTTGTAGTGGTGCGTGAGAAAAATGCTGAGCTGGCAAAATTGGCTTACGGTTCAAACTTTGAACAGGTATCATCAGCGCCTGTAACCATTGCCTTGTTTACAGACACAGATTTGGCTAAACGTGCTCGTAAGATTGCCCGAGTTGGTGGTGCTAACAATTTCTCAGAAGAACAACTTCAATACTTTATGAAAAATTTGCCTGCTGAATTTGCCCGTTACAATGAACAACAAGTCAGCGACTACCTAGCCCTCAATGCAGGTTTGGTTGCTATGAATTTGGTTCTGGCTCTTACAGACCAAGGAATCGGATCAAATTTGATCCTTGGATTTGACAAATCAAAAGTCAATGAGGTTTTGGAAATTGAAGACCGCTTCCGCCCAGAACTCTTGATTACAGTGGGTTATACAGACGAAAAATTGGAACCAAGCTACCGCTTGCCAGTAGATGAAATCATCGAGAAAAGATAG
- the pepV gene encoding dipeptidase PepV encodes MTTIDFTAEVEKRKEDLLADLFSLLEINSERDDSKADAEHPFGPGPVKALEKFLEIADRDGYLTKNVDNYAGHFEFGDGEEVLGIFAHMDVVPAGSGWDTDPYTPTIKDGRLYARGASDDKGPTTACYYGLKIIKELGLPTSKKVRFIVGTDEESGWADMDYYFEHVGLAKPDFGFSPDAEFPIINGEKGNITEYLHFAGENAGAARLHSFTGGLRENMVPESATAVVSGDLADLQGKLDAFVAEHKLRGELQEENGQYKVTIIGKSAHGAMPASGVNGATYLALFLSQFNFAGPAKDYLDIAGKILLNDHEGENLKIAHVDEKLGALSMNAGVFRFDETSADNTIALNIRYPKGTSPEQIKSILENLPVASVSLSEHGHTPHYVPMEDPLVQTLLNVYEKQTGLKGHEQVIGGGTFGRLLERGVAYGAMFPDSIDTMHQANEFIALDDLFRAAAIYAEAIYELIK; translated from the coding sequence ATGACAACAATTGATTTTACAGCAGAAGTAGAAAAACGCAAAGAAGACCTCTTGGCTGACTTGTTTAGCCTTTTGGAAATCAACTCAGAACGTGATGACAGCAAGGCTGATGCTGAGCATCCATTTGGACCTGGGCCGGTAAAAGCCTTGGAAAAATTCCTTGAAATCGCAGACCGCGATGGCTACCTAACTAAAAATGTTGACAACTATGCAGGACATTTTGAGTTTGGTGATGGAGAAGAAGTTCTCGGAATCTTTGCTCACATGGACGTGGTTCCAGCTGGTAGCGGTTGGGACACAGACCCTTACACACCAACTATCAAAGACGGTCGCCTCTATGCGCGTGGAGCTTCTGATGACAAGGGACCTACAACAGCTTGTTACTATGGTTTGAAAATCATCAAAGAATTGGGACTTCCAACTTCTAAGAAAGTTCGTTTCATCGTTGGAACAGATGAAGAATCAGGCTGGGCAGACATGGACTACTATTTCGAGCACGTAGGACTTGCAAAACCAGACTTTGGTTTCTCTCCAGACGCTGAATTCCCTATCATCAATGGTGAAAAAGGAAATATCACGGAATACCTCCACTTTGCAGGTGAAAATGCAGGTGCTGCCCGTCTTCACAGCTTCACAGGTGGTTTGCGTGAAAACATGGTACCAGAATCAGCAACAGCAGTCGTTTCAGGTGATTTGGCTGACTTGCAAGGGAAACTAGATGCCTTTGTTGCAGAACACAAACTTAGAGGAGAACTCCAAGAAGAAAACGGTCAGTACAAGGTTACCATCATTGGTAAATCAGCCCACGGTGCTATGCCTGCTTCAGGTGTCAATGGTGCGACTTACCTAGCCCTCTTCCTTAGCCAGTTTAACTTTGCTGGTCCAGCCAAAGACTACCTTGACATCGCTGGTAAAATTCTCTTGAACGACCATGAGGGTGAAAATCTCAAGATTGCTCATGTGGATGAAAAGTTGGGTGCCCTTTCTATGAATGCCGGCGTCTTCCGCTTCGATGAAACAAGCGCTGATAATACCATTGCCCTTAACATCCGCTATCCAAAAGGAACAAGTCCAGAACAAATCAAGTCAATCCTTGAAAACTTGCCAGTTGCTTCTGTTAGCCTTTCTGAGCACGGTCACACCCCTCACTATGTGCCGATGGAAGATCCACTTGTGCAAACCTTGTTGAATGTTTATGAAAAACAAACTGGTCTTAAAGGTCACGAGCAAGTCATCGGTGGTGGAACCTTTGGTCGCTTGCTAGAACGAGGTGTTGCCTATGGTGCTATGTTCCCAGACTCAATTGACACCATGCACCAAGCCAATGAATTTATCGCTTTGGACGATCTCTTCCGAGCTGCAGCAATCTATGCCGAAGCTATTTACGAATTGATCAAATAA
- a CDS encoding uracil-DNA glycosylase family protein — protein sequence MSQIERIKQAIMADPQNVSYTKRGIEPLFAAPKTARINIIGQAPGLKTQEAGLYWKDKSGDRLRDWLGVDEDTFYNSGYFAVLPMDFYFPGHGKSGDLPPRTGFAEKWHPQLLQELPDIQLTLLIGQYAQAYYLQEKISGKVTERVKHYQNYLPTYFPLVHPSPRNQIWMAKNPWFESEVVPDLKKRIKTIL from the coding sequence ATGTCTCAAATTGAAAGAATCAAGCAGGCTATTATGGCAGATCCGCAGAATGTCAGCTATACAAAGCGTGGCATCGAGCCTCTCTTTGCAGCGCCAAAGACTGCTCGCATCAATATCATCGGTCAAGCGCCTGGTCTTAAAACCCAAGAAGCAGGCCTTTATTGGAAAGATAAGAGTGGTGACCGCCTGAGAGACTGGCTAGGTGTGGATGAAGATACCTTTTACAATTCAGGATATTTTGCTGTTTTGCCTATGGATTTCTACTTTCCAGGGCATGGCAAGTCAGGTGATCTGCCACCGAGAACTGGATTTGCAGAAAAATGGCATCCACAGCTCTTGCAAGAATTACCCGATATTCAATTGACCCTATTGATTGGGCAATATGCGCAGGCCTACTATTTACAGGAGAAAATCAGTGGCAAGGTGACAGAACGGGTAAAACACTACCAGAACTACTTGCCAACCTATTTTCCACTGGTACACCCATCACCACGCAATCAAATCTGGATGGCCAAAAATCCTTGGTTTGAGTCAGAAGTGGTGCCGGATTTGAAAAAAAGAATTAAAACTATTTTATAG
- a CDS encoding rhodanese-like domain-containing protein, with product MKEISFDEFYQLYQNDQLSLVDVREVDEFEALHLEGAHNLPLSQLADTYDQLDKDQLHYVICKSGMRSARACQFLAEQGYEVINIQGGMMAFEEL from the coding sequence ATGAAAGAAATTTCCTTTGACGAATTTTACCAGCTTTACCAAAATGACCAACTTTCTCTAGTGGACGTGAGAGAAGTGGATGAGTTTGAAGCTCTTCATTTAGAAGGCGCCCACAACCTGCCACTTAGTCAATTGGCTGATACCTATGATCAGTTGGATAAGGACCAGTTACATTATGTTATTTGCAAATCTGGGATGAGATCGGCGCGTGCTTGTCAATTTCTAGCTGAACAAGGTTATGAGGTTATCAATATTCAAGGTGGCATGATGGCCTTTGAAGAACTTTAA
- the brnQ gene encoding branched-chain amino acid transport system II carrier protein — protein MAKKGALTGLLLFGIFFGAGNLIFPPSLGALSGEHFLPAIAGFVFSGVGIAVLTLIIGTLNPKGYIYEISTKIAPWFATLYLSVLYLSIGPFFAIPRTATTAYEVGISPLLLDANKGLGLIVFTVLYFAAAYLISLNPSKILDRIGRILTPVFAILIVILVVLGAFKYGGTSPQAASVAYQASAFGTGFLEGYNTLDALASVAFSVIAVQTLKQLGFSSKKEYISTIWVVGIVVALAFSALYIGLGFLGNHFPVPAEAMKGGTPGVYILSQATQEIFGSTAQLFLAAMVTVTCFTTTVGLIVSTAEFFNERFPQISYKVYATAFTLIGFAIANLGLDAIIKYSIPVLVILYPITIAIVMIVIVNKFVALSKPGMQLTIAVVTAIAIASVLGSSFKVEFLANLVNALPFAKASLPWLVPAIVGILLSLVLPNKQESDVFEME, from the coding sequence ATGGCTAAAAAAGGTGCCTTAACAGGTTTACTCCTGTTTGGAATATTTTTTGGTGCGGGGAACTTGATTTTTCCGCCTTCTCTAGGTGCTCTATCTGGAGAACATTTTCTTCCTGCCATCGCAGGTTTTGTCTTTTCAGGCGTCGGTATCGCCGTCTTGACTCTTATTATTGGAACGCTAAATCCTAAAGGATATATCTACGAGATTTCAACAAAGATAGCGCCTTGGTTTGCGACTCTTTACCTTTCGGTTCTTTACTTGTCAATCGGTCCATTCTTTGCCATCCCACGTACAGCTACAACAGCTTACGAAGTAGGGATTAGCCCCCTTTTGTTGGATGCAAATAAAGGTCTTGGTTTGATTGTCTTTACGGTTCTTTACTTTGCAGCAGCGTATCTAATTTCGCTCAATCCATCAAAAATCTTGGACCGCATTGGACGTATTTTAACGCCAGTCTTTGCGATTTTGATTGTTATCTTGGTTGTTCTGGGAGCTTTCAAATACGGTGGAACAAGTCCTCAAGCTGCTTCAGTGGCTTATCAAGCTTCTGCCTTTGGTACAGGTTTCCTAGAAGGTTACAATACCTTGGACGCCCTTGCTTCAGTTGCCTTTAGCGTAATCGCAGTTCAAACCTTGAAACAACTTGGATTTTCAAGTAAGAAAGAATACATTTCAACTATTTGGGTGGTTGGTATCGTTGTTGCCCTTGCTTTCAGCGCTCTTTACATCGGTTTAGGTTTCCTTGGAAATCATTTCCCAGTACCAGCTGAAGCGATGAAGGGTGGAACACCAGGTGTTTACATCTTGTCACAAGCTACTCAAGAAATTTTTGGTTCAACAGCTCAACTCTTCCTTGCAGCTATGGTTACCGTAACCTGCTTCACAACAACAGTTGGTTTGATTGTGTCTACAGCTGAGTTCTTTAATGAGCGCTTCCCGCAAATCAGTTACAAGGTTTATGCGACAGCCTTTACCTTGATTGGATTTGCCATTGCCAATTTGGGTCTTGATGCGATTATCAAGTACTCAATCCCTGTACTGGTTATCTTGTACCCAATCACGATTGCCATCGTTATGATTGTCATTGTCAACAAATTTGTGGCTCTTTCAAAACCAGGTATGCAGTTGACAATTGCTGTTGTTACAGCTATTGCCATTGCAAGCGTATTAGGAAGCTCGTTTAAGGTTGAGTTTCTTGCAAACCTTGTCAACGCTCTTCCTTTTGCCAAGGCATCTCTTCCATGGTTGGTGCCAGCTATTGTCGGAATCTTGCTCTCATTGGTTCTACCAAACAAGCAAGAAAGTGATGTTTTTGAAATGGAATAA
- a CDS encoding M42 family metallopeptidase — MNQTVEYIKELTAIASPTGFTREVSDYLVKTLEGFGYQPVRTAKGGVNVTIKGQNDEEHRYVTAHVDTLGAIVRAVKPDGRLKMDRIGGFPWNMIEGENCIVHVASTGQKVSGTILIHQTSCHVYKDAGTAERTQDNMEVRLDAKVTSEKETRALGIEVGDFISFDPRTVVTETGFIKSRHLDDKVSAAILLNLLRIYMEEKIELPVTTHFAFSVFEEVGHGANSNIPAQVVEYLAVDMGAMGDDQQTDEYTVSICVKDASGPYHYDFRQHLVTLAKNQDIPFKLDIYPFYGSDASAAMSAGAEVKHALLGAGIESSHSYERTHIDSVVATERMVDAYLKSGLVD, encoded by the coding sequence ATGAATCAAACAGTAGAATATATCAAAGAACTGACAGCCATTGCGTCGCCAACGGGCTTCACTCGTGAGGTTTCGGACTATTTAGTCAAGACTTTAGAAGGTTTTGGTTACCAGCCAGTTCGCACAGCCAAGGGCGGTGTCAATGTAACTATCAAAGGTCAAAATGATGAAGAGCATCGCTATGTGACTGCCCATGTAGATACGCTTGGTGCTATTGTCCGTGCTGTCAAACCAGATGGCCGTCTCAAAATGGACCGTATCGGTGGCTTTCCTTGGAACATGATTGAAGGAGAAAACTGTATCGTTCATGTGGCAAGCACAGGTCAAAAGGTATCAGGCACCATCCTCATCCACCAAACTTCTTGTCATGTCTATAAGGATGCAGGAACTGCAGAACGCACTCAGGACAATATGGAAGTGCGTTTGGACGCCAAAGTAACCAGTGAAAAAGAAACTCGTGCTCTTGGCATTGAGGTCGGTGATTTTATCAGTTTTGACCCACGAACTGTCGTGACAGAGACAGGTTTTATCAAGTCTCGCCATTTGGATGACAAGGTCAGCGCGGCGATTTTGCTTAACCTGCTTCGTATTTATATGGAAGAGAAGATTGAGTTGCCAGTAACAACCCATTTTGCCTTTTCAGTCTTTGAAGAAGTGGGGCATGGTGCTAATTCTAATATTCCTGCTCAAGTAGTCGAATATCTGGCTGTGGATATGGGAGCTATGGGGGATGATCAGCAAACAGATGAGTACACAGTGTCCATCTGTGTCAAGGATGCTTCAGGTCCTTATCACTATGACTTCCGTCAACATTTGGTGACCTTGGCTAAAAACCAAGATATTCCATTCAAGCTGGATATCTATCCATTTTATGGTTCGGACGCTTCAGCGGCTATGTCTGCAGGTGCAGAAGTTAAACACGCTCTTCTTGGTGCGGGTATCGAGTCTAGTCATTCTTATGAGCGTACTCATATTGACTCGGTGGTCGCAACAGAGCGTATGGTTGATGCTTATCTTAAGAGTGGGTTGGTAGACTAA
- a CDS encoding HIT family protein, translating into MCLICQRIDLIKKEENPYFVKELETGYLVIGDHQYFEGYSLFLAKEHVTELHHLKKETRLRFLEEMSLVQEAVAKAFAAEKMNIELLGNGDAHLHWHLFPRRRGDMNGHGLKGRGPVWWVPFEEMTAETCKAKPEEIKRLVECLSSEVDKLLEIKE; encoded by the coding sequence ATGTGCCTGATTTGCCAGAGAATTGACCTCATCAAGAAGGAAGAAAATCCTTACTTTGTCAAAGAGTTGGAAACAGGCTATCTTGTGATTGGAGACCATCAGTATTTTGAAGGCTATAGTCTCTTTCTAGCCAAGGAACACGTCACGGAATTGCACCATTTGAAAAAGGAAACAAGACTCCGTTTTCTCGAAGAAATGAGTCTAGTCCAAGAGGCAGTTGCCAAGGCCTTTGCTGCTGAGAAAATGAATATCGAACTGCTAGGAAATGGCGATGCCCATCTCCACTGGCATCTTTTTCCTAGACGAAGAGGTGATATGAATGGTCATGGTCTCAAGGGACGTGGTCCAGTTTGGTGGGTTCCCTTTGAAGAAATGACAGCAGAAACCTGCAAAGCAAAACCGGAAGAGATTAAAAGATTAGTCGAATGTTTATCGTCAGAAGTAGATAAACTATTAGAAATAAAGGAGTAG
- the ldcB gene encoding LD-carboxypeptidase LdcB/DacB: protein MKKRYLILTALLALSLAACSQEKVKNEDGAAKTEQTAKADGTVGSKPQGAAQKKAEVVNKGDYYSIQGKYDEIIVANKHYPLSKDYNPGENPTAKAELIKLIKAMQEAGFPISDHYSGFRSYETQTKLYQDYVNQDGKEAADRYSARPGYSEHQTGLAFDVIGTNGDLVTEEKAAQWLLDHAADYGFVVRYLKGKEKETGYMAEEWHLRYVGKEAKEIAESGLSLEEYYGFEGGDYVD, encoded by the coding sequence ATGAAAAAAAGATACCTTATCTTGACAGCTTTGCTAGCCTTGAGTCTAGCAGCTTGTTCACAAGAAAAAGTAAAAAATGAAGATGGCGCAGCTAAGACAGAACAAACAGCCAAAGCTGATGGAACAGTCGGAAGTAAGCCTCAAGGAGCTGCCCAGAAAAAAGCAGAAGTGGTTAATAAAGGTGACTACTACAGCATCCAAGGGAAATACGATGAAATCATCGTAGCAAATAAACATTATCCTTTGTCAAAAGATTACAATCCAGGGGAAAATCCAACAGCCAAGGCAGAGTTGATCAAACTCATCAAAGCGATGCAAGAGGCAGGTTTCCCGATTAGTGACCATTACAGTGGTTTTAGAAGTTATGAAACTCAGACCAAGCTCTATCAAGATTATGTCAACCAAGATGGGAAAGAAGCTGCCGATCGTTATTCTGCTCGTCCTGGCTATAGTGAGCACCAGACAGGGTTGGCTTTTGATGTGATTGGGACAAATGGTGATTTGGTGACAGAAGAAAAAGCGGCCCAATGGCTCTTGGACCATGCGGCTGATTATGGTTTTGTTGTCCGTTATCTCAAAGGTAAGGAAAAGGAAACAGGCTATATGGCTGAAGAATGGCACCTTCGTTATGTCGGAAAAGAAGCTAAAGAAATTGCTGAGAGTGGTCTCAGTTTGGAAGAGTATTACGGCTTTGAAGGCGGAGATTATGTCGATTAA
- the rplK gene encoding 50S ribosomal protein L11: protein MAKKVEKLVKLQIPAGKATPAPPVGPALGQAGINIMGFTKEFNARTADQAGMIIPVVISVYEDKSFTFITKTPPAAVLLKKAAGVEKGSGTPNKTKVATVTRAQVQEIAETKMPDLNAANIESAMRMIEGTARSMGFTVVD from the coding sequence ATGGCTAAAAAAGTCGAAAAACTTGTAAAATTGCAAATCCCTGCTGGTAAAGCTACACCAGCTCCACCGGTTGGACCTGCTCTTGGTCAAGCTGGTATCAACATTATGGGATTCACAAAAGAGTTCAACGCTCGTACAGCTGACCAAGCTGGTATGATCATTCCAGTTGTTATCTCAGTTTACGAAGATAAATCATTTACTTTCATCACTAAAACACCACCAGCTGCTGTTCTTTTGAAAAAAGCTGCAGGTGTTGAAAAAGGATCAGGTACACCTAACAAAACTAAAGTTGCTACAGTTACTCGTGCACAAGTACAAGAAATTGCAGAAACTAAGATGCCAGATTTGAACGCAGCAAACATTGAGTCTGCAATGCGTATGATCGAAGGTACTGCTCGTTCTATGGGATTCACTGTTGTTGACTAA
- the rplA gene encoding 50S ribosomal protein L1 — protein MAKKSKQLRAALEKIDSTKAYSVEEAVALAKETNFAKFDATVEVAYNLNIDVKKADQQIRGAMVLPNGTGKTSRVLVFARGAKAEEAKAAGADFVGEDDLVAKINDGWLDFDVVIATPDMMALVGRLGRVLGPRNLMPNPKTGTVTMDVAKAVEESKGGKITYRADRAGNVQAIIGKVSFEAEKLVENFKAFNETIQKAKPATAKGTYVTNLTITTTQGVGIKVDVNSL, from the coding sequence ATGGCTAAAAAAAGCAAACAACTTCGTGCTGCTCTTGAGAAAATCGACAGCACAAAAGCATACAGCGTAGAAGAAGCTGTAGCACTTGCAAAAGAAACTAACTTTGCAAAATTTGACGCAACTGTAGAAGTTGCTTACAACTTGAACATCGACGTTAAAAAGGCTGACCAACAAATCCGTGGAGCAATGGTATTGCCAAACGGTACTGGTAAAACTTCACGCGTTCTTGTTTTCGCACGTGGTGCAAAAGCTGAAGAAGCAAAAGCTGCTGGTGCAGACTTTGTTGGTGAAGATGACCTTGTTGCTAAAATCAACGACGGTTGGTTGGACTTCGACGTAGTTATCGCTACACCTGACATGATGGCTCTTGTTGGACGTCTTGGACGTGTCCTTGGACCACGTAACTTGATGCCAAACCCTAAAACTGGTACTGTAACAATGGATGTTGCTAAAGCAGTTGAAGAGTCTAAAGGTGGTAAAATCACTTACCGTGCTGACCGTGCAGGTAACGTTCAAGCAATCATCGGTAAAGTATCATTTGAAGCTGAAAAATTGGTTGAAAACTTCAAAGCTTTCAACGAAACAATTCAAAAAGCAAAACCAGCTACAGCTAAAGGAACTTACGTAACAAACTTGACGATCACAACTACTCAAGGTGTTGGTATCAAAGTTGACGTAAACTCACTTTAA